A genomic stretch from Megachile rotundata isolate GNS110a chromosome 1, iyMegRotu1, whole genome shotgun sequence includes:
- the RpII15 gene encoding RNA polymerase II subunit RpII15: MSKIAGYDTHDDGPGFVGIRFCQECNNMLYPKEDKENKVLMYACRNCDFKQLADSNCIYVNKIMHEIDELTHIVADVISDPTLPRTEEHPCPKCNHREAVFFQAQTRRAEEEMRLYYVCTNQHCSHRWTE; the protein is encoded by the exons ATGTCGAAAATAGCTGGATACGATACACACGATGATGGACCTGGTTTTGTTGGTATTAGATTTTGTCAAGAATGTAATAACATGTTATACCCTAAAgaagataaagaaaataaagtgtTAATGTATGCG TGTAGAAACTGTGATTTCAAACAATTAGCCGATAGTAATTGCATTTATGTAAACAAAATTATGCATGAAATCGA CGAATTGACGCATATCGTAGCAGATGTCATATCTGATCCTACTTTACCAAGAACCGAAGAACACCCGTGTCCAAAATGTAATCATAGAGAAGCTGTATTTTTCCAAGCACAAACCAGAAGAGCAGAAGAAGAAATGAGATTATATTATGTATGTACTAATCAACATTGTTCCCACAGATGgacagaataa
- the LOC100878845 gene encoding hsp70-binding protein 1 translates to MGAAHTTKITDKMDNSQSSNTREKTEGQPRASSSTRPLSIEGPSTSNNRESQVLEVLPNQPRQPSNLQGLLRFAMEATNSQGASSNTQFHPMDKERQEFLKETLSSLSCNIIEELQKAIKVLSNVVDLRPDDDTSEEETALERIADFVDNIDTANDFYKIGGFSIFGPCLNSSHSSIRWRAADVIAELAQNNPFCQERCLEAGLFPILLSMIDTDPTDAVRIKALYAVSCIVREHPISLKYMDINDGYSVLLRAMQSSVKKLQIKSAFLLSSLCSKENINDLKLTLVNMGLVEQAAGLLATDDLLPEIRDQLINILDGLTNDDFLPALKECRRPELCLRSTLEHCIKHLKQEENLDQVNVCCRLLEKIFSDQDMNQER, encoded by the exons ATGGGCGCAGCACATACAACAAAAATTACAGATAAAATGGATAA CTCTCAATCATCAAATACCCGAGAAAAAACTGAAGGACAACCGCGTGCTAGCAGCAGCACGAGACCGTTGTCAATCGAAGGGCCATCGACGTCGAATAACAGAGAATCACAAGTACTTGAAGTATTACCGAATCAACCTAGACAACCATCAAATTTGCAAGGATTACTAAGATTTGCTATGGAAGCAACCAATTCTCAAGGTGCCTCCAGCAATACTCAGTTTCATCCCATGGACAAGGAG AGACAAGAATTCCTGAAAGAAACACTTTCCTCGTTGTCATGTAATATCATTGAAGAGTTGCAAAAAGCAATTAAAGTTTTATCGAATGTAGTCGATCTTCGACCAGACGATGATACTTCGGAAGAAGAAACTGCTTTGGAAAGGATCGCCGATTTTGTAGATAACATAGATACCGCTAATGACTTTTATAAAATAGGAGGCTTTTCAATATTTGGTCCGTGCTTAAATTCATCCCATAGTAGCATTAGATGGAGAGCAGCGGATGTAATTGCTGAACTAGCTCAAAATAATCCTTTTTGTCAGGAAAGGTGCCTGGAAGCTGGTCTGTTCCCTATATTATTGAGCATGATAGACACAGATCCGACCGATGCTGTAAGAATCAAAGCTCTGTACGCTGTATCTT GTATAGTTCGTGAACATCCGATATCATTAAAGTACATGGATATAAATGATGGCTATTCCGTTCTTCTGAGAGCTATGCAAAGTTCAGtgaagaaattacaaattaaatctGCATTTCTTTTATCCTCGCTTTGTAGCAAAGAGAatataaatgatttaaaattaacTTTGGTGAATATGGGTTTAGTGGAACAGGCAGCAGGTTTATTAGCTACAGACGATCTACTTCCAGAGATCAG GGATCAGTTGATAAATATTCTCGACGGATTAACCAACGACGATTTTCTTCCTGCTTTGAAAGAATGTCGACGACCAGAACTTTGTTTACGCTCTACTTTGGAACATTGTATAAAACACTTAAAACAAGAGGAGAATTTAGATCAAGTGAATGTATGTTGTCGATTGTTGGAAAAAATCTTCTCTGATCAAGATATGAATCAAGAAAGATAA
- the Pex19 gene encoding peroxisomal biogenesis factor 19, translated as MADKKPTKQTEDDELNDLLDNALKDFNKEQKSDNEDHGKSDSSESTKDNNTLDSLEDAWTTDFIKQAAEQFEENLQNFIQNGTDSELGASFQRMAQTVASVIKDDETLDKDNASTDFQSAIARALNDLSATSESLQSEADLYEVFEQASLEDDSDPVLSIIHGTLQQLFSKEILYPSLKELADKYPEWLEEKKATISSSDLQRFTKQLELIQQVRSEFDKEADGDSEEIKKKRFVTVASLMQKVSRCGELPEELI; from the exons ATGGCCGACAAAAAGCCTACAAAGCAAACAGAAGACGATGAATTAAACGATTTATTAGACA ATGctttaaaagattttaataaGGAACAAAAATCAGACAACGAAGATCATGGTAAATCGGATAGTTCAGAATCCACAAAAGACAATAATACACTAGACAGTTTGGAGGATGCTTGGACTACAGATTTCATTAAGCAAGCTGCTGAACAATTTGAAGAAAATCTACAGAATTTCATTCAAAATG gAACAGATAGCGAGTTGGGAGCTTCCTTTCAAAGAATGGCACAAACAGTTGCAAGCGTAATAAAAGATGACGAAACTCTCGACAAAGACAACGCGAGTACAGATTTTCAATCTGCCATTGCTCGTGCATTAAACGACTTGTCTGCAACGTCTGAAAGTTTACAG AGCGAAGCCGATTTATACGAAGTGTTTGAACAAGCATCCTTAGAAGATGATTCTGATCCTGTTCTATCAATTATACACGGGACGCTGCAACAATTATTttcgaaagaaattttatatcCGTCGTTAAAAGAATTAGCAGATAAATATCCAGAATGGTtagaagaaaagaaagcaacGATATCGTCTAGCGATTTACAAAGGTTTACGAAACAGCTCGAATTAATCCAACAG GTGCGTAGTGAATTTGACAAGGAAGCAGATGGAGATTccgaagaaattaaaaagaaacgtTTTGTAACTGTAGCATCCCTAATGCAAAAGGTTAGCCGCTGTGGTGAATTACCTGAAgaacttatttaa
- the Pgk gene encoding phosphoglycerate kinase, which translates to MALNKLSIDKVDLTDKRVLIRVDFNVPLKDGKITNNQRIVAALDTVKYALEKKAKSVVLMSHLGRPDGKQDMKYTLKPVADELKSLLGKEILFLNDCVGPEVEAACANPAPGTLVLLENLRFHVEEEGKGVGPDGNKVKADKEKVTAFRASLRKLGDVYINDAFGTAHRAHSSMLGEGYDIRASGFLLKKELEYFAKALDNPERPFLAILGGAKVADKIQLINNLLDKVNEMIIGGGMAYTFLKVSKNMKIGNSLFDEEGAKIVNDLLSKAEKNKVQIHLPVDFVTADKFAENAAVGAADLETGIPDGWMGLDVGPKSRELFSEPIKRAKTIVWNGPAGVFEFENFSKGTKSLMDNVVEATSRGSITIIGGGDTATCAAKWKTEDKVSHVSTGGGASLELLEGKVLPGVAALSSS; encoded by the exons ATGGCATTAAATAAACTTAGCATCGATAAAGTGGACCTAACGGATAAACGTGTTCTCATACG agtGGATTTCAATGTACCGTTGAAAGATGGTAAAATCACGAATAATCAAAGAATCGTCGCTGCTTTGGATACTGTCAAGTATGCGCTTGAAAAAAAGGCCAAGTCTGTTGTTTTAATGTCGCACTTGGGCCGTCCAGATGGAAAACAGGACATGAAATACACGCTTAAACCCGTTGCCGATGAATTGAAATCTCTCCTTGGAAAGGAAATTTTGTTCTTGAATGATTGCGTTGGACCAGAGGTCGAAGCGGCGTGTGCTAATCCAGCACCAGGAACGCTCGtcttacttgaaaatttaagattccACGTAGAAGAAGAAGGTAAAGGCGTGGGTCCGGACGGAAATAAG GTAAAAGCGGATAAAGAAAAGGTCACCGCGTTTAGAGCGTCTCTGAGAAAATTAGGCGACGTTTATATCAATGATGCTTTTGGTACGGCTCATCGTGCTCACAGTTCGATGCTTGGCGAAGGATACGATATCAGAGCCAGTGGCTTCCTTTTGAAAAAAGAATTGGAGTACTTCGCTAAAGCTTTGGACAATCCGGAAAGACCTTTCTTGGCTATACTGGGAGGTGCTAAGGTCGCGGATAAAATACAACTGATTAATAATTTGCTAGATAAAGTTAACGAAATGATTATAGGCGGTGGAATGGCTTATACGTTTTTGAAAGTATCCAAAAATATGAAG ATTGGCAATTCGTTATTTGACGAAGAAGGCGCAAAAATTGTCAATGATTTGTTATCGAAAGCCGAAAAGAATAAAGTTCAAATACACTTACCAGTCGATTTCGTTACCGCGGATAAATTCGCGGAAAATGCAGCTGTAGGTGCAGCGGATTTAGAAACCGGTATACCTGATGGTTGGATGGGACTGGATGTCGGACCAAAATCGAGAGAATTATTTAGCG AACCTATCAAAAGAGCCAAAACGATAGTATGGAATGGTCCAGCGGGTGTTTTCGAATTCGAGAATTTCAGTAAAGGTACAAAGAGCCTCATGGACAATGTTGTTGAAGCAACCTCGCGAGGTAGTATTACTATAATTGGAGGCGGTGATACCGCCACTTGTGCTGCCAAGTGGAAAACCGAAGATAAAGTAAGTCACGTAAGCACTGGAGGAGGTGCAAGCTTAGAACTGCTCGAAGGGAAAGTTTTGCCGGGAGTTGCGGCTCTTTCCTCCTCGTAA
- the Asator gene encoding tau-tubulin kinase asator isoform X1, whose translation MKWNPDHSTTTLQPRNVGDESTDQNNNITMTSEDLLQPGHVVKERWRVFKKIGGGGFGEIYEGLDLITREQIALKVESARQPKQVLKMEVAVLKKLQGQEHVCRFIGCGRNDRFNYVVMQLQGKNLAELRRAQPRGSFTLSTTLRLGLQILKAIESIHSVGFLHRDIKPSNFSMGRLPRDSRLVYMLDFGLARQFTTGTGEVRPPRSAAGFRGTVRYASVNAHKNKEMGRHDDLWSLFYMLVEFVNGQLPWRKIKDKEQVGLMKEKYDHRLLLRYLPPEIRVFLEHIQSLEYADKPNYPMLAGLFERCMKRRGIKMNDPYDWEKPSRSNESLPTTKSLPTVTVPPVLTTATTINQPPTTPNVDTNNQENVEPDNRKELDAQMDYESICRRNKQRGVEGSSVPFTSAISNHGRDKNCNATIPTMDNIHQQTGQQTQDSPKKRRAVSMAAEPQTGTVTVEKRVDNEGDALMASARSASDVPRNKLGANAAAPLRKSASGATFARLRVPPPSETPPGEPPSPRVQTDVDASYCSYDVTNPKYVGNQSPVTEQREPLKRETRRRTDGRQQTRASRSAMRDCSITQFAQIDDDNVSALQQVTKGGGALTLASQWKSQFDDSEETDNEWKGENLQSPEHKGTTNMPVITPQSAVVSDAVTTATSVPASIDAKTTVVQTTTPIASHQHSIIPTALSRISEDSPKPTTPHRCLNIAGIEKYPDLQGALPRAWSVPALAPHVRAYLEAPLVQQAAFDDLFYEIDVMRNIATRYDEPRQSPPPRRASVPAVAFSPPNTIPSTPGAEEEEEAVAGRLEIRVVDATGGATVVQTTADKEPLQKKMANGTGDGPASPNPGFEEPSVYDDAVENRAPIDAAAHKENSTVTCSTAVPNTVPLRENKDNKEKEAPSRTHNTISKIPIPVKSPRCSLSESTLETNTQNTRSAVGTEVEKSSTPAAITREKDATSKGKPLTVEALALRRCVTLPDARPTFSPLTSANSTEEENLTGCTPALRRRRQSEKYVTDASQLNLRFQRPQRRVRPNSEVLSGFSPRGVPSHLLGEAAKRTEESSDNDSDSSGPTNAQPPPPPTSLPPHVAENNARCRRFRPIPDATIISKES comes from the exons ATGAAATG GAATCCCGATCATTCTACTACCACTTTGCAGCCAAGGAATGTAGGCGACGAAAGTACGGATcagaataataatataactatGACGAGCGAGGATTTACTGCAGCCTGGCCATGTGGTCAAAGAACGCTGGAGAGTC TTTAAAAAGATAGGAGGCGGCGGATTCGGCGAGATCTACGAAGGCCTAGATTTGATAACCAGGGAGCAGATAGCCTTAAAAGTTGAATCGGCTCGTCAACCCAAGCAAGTTCTGAAAATGGAGGTAGCGGTGTTGAAGAAACTTCAAG GTCAAGAACACGTATGCAGGTTCATTGGTTGTGGTCGTAACGATAGATTCAATTACGTGGTAATGCAGTTACAAGGAAAGAATTTGGCAGAGTTGCGTCGTGCCCAGCCACGAGGCTCCTTCACGTTATCTACTACTCTGCGTTTAGGactgcaaattctcaaagcgATAGAAAGCATACACTCTGTTGGCTTTCTTCATAGAGACATTAAACCG TCAAATTTTTCGATGGGACGACTTCCCCGTGATTCGAGGTTGGTTTACATGTTGGACTTTGGTTTAGCTCGTCAATTTACCACCGGTACCGGTGAAGTTAGACCACCTCGTAGCGCGGCGGGATTCAGAGGAACCGTCCGGTACGCATCCGTGAATGCgcacaaaaataaagaaatgggCAGACACGATGATTTGTGGTCATTGTTTTATATGCTAGTAGAGTTTGTTAATGGACAACTTCCATGGAGAAAAATTAAGGATAAAGAACAG GTTGGTCTGATGAAAGAAAAGTACGATCATCGATTACTTCTGAGGTATCTACCACCCGAGATCCGAGTCTTTTTAGAGCATATTCAG AGTTTGGAATACGCGGACAAACCAAATTACCCGATGCTGGCCGGTTTGTTCGAGCGTTGTATGAAACGTAGAGGAATTAAAATGAACGATCCTTACGATTGGGAGAAGCCATCGAGATCCAACGAAAGTTTACCTACTACCAAATCTCTTCCTACCGTTACCGTACCTCCGGTTTTGACCACGGCGACTACTATTAATCAGCCACCGACCACGCCAAACGTTGACACGAACAATCAAGAAAACGTCGAACCCGACAACAGAAAGGAATTAGAT GCACAAATGGATTACGAAAGCATATGTAGAAGAAATAAACAACGCGGAGTCGAAGGTTCGTCCGTACCATTTACATCGGCTATTAGCAATCATGGCCGTGATAAGAACTGTAACGCTACGATACCTACGATGGACAATATTCATCAGCAAACCGGACAACAAACTCAAG ATTCGCCGAAGAAGAGACGCGCAGTTTCGATGGCTGCGGAACCTCAGACGGGCACGGTCACCGTAGAAAAACGAGTAGACAACGAAGGAGACGCGTTAATGGCATCCGCTCGTTCCGCTTCGGACGTTCCTCGTAACAAACTTGGAGCGAACGCCGCCGCGCCGCTTCGAAAGTCTGCTAGCGGTGCAACATTCGCTCGACTGCGCGTCCCTCCACCCAGCGAAACGCCACCCGGCGAACCACCCAGCCCTCGAGTACAAACCGATGTCGATGCTTCTTACTGTTCCTACGACGTTACTAATCCAAAATACGTCGGCAACCAGAGTCCC GTTACCGAACAGAGGGAACCGCTAAAGAGAGAAACGCGAAGAAGAACGGATGGAAGGCAACAGACTAGAGCTAGTCGTTCCGCGATGCGAGACTGTTCCATCACTCAGTTTGCGCAAATAGACGACGATAACGTATCCGCGTTGCAACAAGTAACCAAAGGTGGCGGTGCCCTAACCTTGGCCTCTCAATGGAAATCGCAGTTCGACGATTCCGAAGAGACCGACAACGAATGGAAAGGAGAAAACTTGCAGAGTCCCGAACACAAAGGAACCACTAATATGCCGGTTATAACTCCTCAG TCGGCAGTTGTCAGTGATGCTGTGACTACCGCAACTTCAGTGCCTGCGTCTATCGATGCGAAAACAACGGTGGTTCAAACGACTACGCCAATCGCGTCTCATCAGCATTCGATAATACCGACTGCTCTCTCTCGCATAAGCGAAGACTCTCCGAAACCCACGACTCCTCACAGATGTTTAAACATCGCTGGTATCGAAAAATATCCAGATCTTCAAGGAGCACTACCACGCGCTTGGAGCGTTCCAGCTTTGGCGCCACACGTGCGCGCTTATCTCGAAGCCCCGTTG GTTCAACAAGCAGCGTTCGACGATTTGTTCTACGAAATCGACGTGATGAGAAATATCGCGACGCGCTACGACGAACCAAGGCAGAGTCCTCCACCGCGAAGAGCGAGCGTACCAGCGGTCGCTTTTTCACCGCCTAACACGATACCGAGCACGCCCGGCGccgaagaggaagaggaagcgGTAGCTGGAAGATTAGAGATCAGGGTAGTGGACGCGACTGGCGGTGCAACCGTTGTCCAAACCACCGCGGACAAAGAACCGTTACAAA AAAAAATGGCAAATGGTACCGGGGATGGCCCAGCTAGCCCTAATCCAGGCTTCGAAGAACCGTCGGTGTACGACGATGCCGTTGAGAATCGGGCACCCATCGATGCTGCCGCGCATAAGGAGAACAGTACAGTCACTTGCTCGACCGCTGTACCGAACACGGTACCGCTTCGTGAAAATAAGGACAATAAAGAAAAGGAGGCTCCTTCTAGGACTCACAATACTATCAGTAAAATTCCGATTCCGGTTAAAAGTCCCCGATGTTCGTTGTCAGAATCGACTTTAGAAACGAACACTCAGAATACCAGGAGTGCCGTGGGAACCGAAGTAGAAAAGTCGTCCACACCCGCGGCTATAACCAGGGAAAAAGATGCTA CTAGCAAAGGCAAACCCTTGACAGTGGAGGCGTTGGCATTGCGACGCTGCGTGACATTGCCCGACGCACGACCGACCTTTTCACCGTTAACGTCGGCTAATTCAACGGAAGAGGAAAATTTAACTGGCTGCACCCCCGCGTTGCGTCGACGAAGGCAGAGCGAGAAATACGTAACGGACGCCAGTCAGCTGAATCTGCGGTTCCAGAGACCGCAACGCAGGGTCAGGCCGAATTCCGAAGTATTGTCCGGATTTTCACCGAGAGGCGTGCCCTCGCATCTCCTGGGAGAAGCGGCTAAGCGAACCGAAGAGAGTAGCGATAACGATTCGGACAGTAGCGGTCCGACGAATGCTCAACCTCCACCACCTCCTACGTCTCTGCCACCTCACGTAGCAGAAAACAATGCCAG ATGCCGCAGATTTCGACCTATACCGGACGCGACGATAATCAGCAAAGAATCGTGA
- the Asator gene encoding tau-tubulin kinase asator isoform X2 — MTSEDLLQPGHVVKERWRVFKKIGGGGFGEIYEGLDLITREQIALKVESARQPKQVLKMEVAVLKKLQGQEHVCRFIGCGRNDRFNYVVMQLQGKNLAELRRAQPRGSFTLSTTLRLGLQILKAIESIHSVGFLHRDIKPSNFSMGRLPRDSRLVYMLDFGLARQFTTGTGEVRPPRSAAGFRGTVRYASVNAHKNKEMGRHDDLWSLFYMLVEFVNGQLPWRKIKDKEQVGLMKEKYDHRLLLRYLPPEIRVFLEHIQSLEYADKPNYPMLAGLFERCMKRRGIKMNDPYDWEKPSRSNESLPTTKSLPTVTVPPVLTTATTINQPPTTPNVDTNNQENVEPDNRKELDAQMDYESICRRNKQRGVEGSSVPFTSAISNHGRDKNCNATIPTMDNIHQQTGQQTQDSPKKRRAVSMAAEPQTGTVTVEKRVDNEGDALMASARSASDVPRNKLGANAAAPLRKSASGATFARLRVPPPSETPPGEPPSPRVQTDVDASYCSYDVTNPKYVGNQSPVTEQREPLKRETRRRTDGRQQTRASRSAMRDCSITQFAQIDDDNVSALQQVTKGGGALTLASQWKSQFDDSEETDNEWKGENLQSPEHKGTTNMPVITPQSAVVSDAVTTATSVPASIDAKTTVVQTTTPIASHQHSIIPTALSRISEDSPKPTTPHRCLNIAGIEKYPDLQGALPRAWSVPALAPHVRAYLEAPLVQQAAFDDLFYEIDVMRNIATRYDEPRQSPPPRRASVPAVAFSPPNTIPSTPGAEEEEEAVAGRLEIRVVDATGGATVVQTTADKEPLQKKMANGTGDGPASPNPGFEEPSVYDDAVENRAPIDAAAHKENSTVTCSTAVPNTVPLRENKDNKEKEAPSRTHNTISKIPIPVKSPRCSLSESTLETNTQNTRSAVGTEVEKSSTPAAITREKDASY, encoded by the exons atGACGAGCGAGGATTTACTGCAGCCTGGCCATGTGGTCAAAGAACGCTGGAGAGTC TTTAAAAAGATAGGAGGCGGCGGATTCGGCGAGATCTACGAAGGCCTAGATTTGATAACCAGGGAGCAGATAGCCTTAAAAGTTGAATCGGCTCGTCAACCCAAGCAAGTTCTGAAAATGGAGGTAGCGGTGTTGAAGAAACTTCAAG GTCAAGAACACGTATGCAGGTTCATTGGTTGTGGTCGTAACGATAGATTCAATTACGTGGTAATGCAGTTACAAGGAAAGAATTTGGCAGAGTTGCGTCGTGCCCAGCCACGAGGCTCCTTCACGTTATCTACTACTCTGCGTTTAGGactgcaaattctcaaagcgATAGAAAGCATACACTCTGTTGGCTTTCTTCATAGAGACATTAAACCG TCAAATTTTTCGATGGGACGACTTCCCCGTGATTCGAGGTTGGTTTACATGTTGGACTTTGGTTTAGCTCGTCAATTTACCACCGGTACCGGTGAAGTTAGACCACCTCGTAGCGCGGCGGGATTCAGAGGAACCGTCCGGTACGCATCCGTGAATGCgcacaaaaataaagaaatgggCAGACACGATGATTTGTGGTCATTGTTTTATATGCTAGTAGAGTTTGTTAATGGACAACTTCCATGGAGAAAAATTAAGGATAAAGAACAG GTTGGTCTGATGAAAGAAAAGTACGATCATCGATTACTTCTGAGGTATCTACCACCCGAGATCCGAGTCTTTTTAGAGCATATTCAG AGTTTGGAATACGCGGACAAACCAAATTACCCGATGCTGGCCGGTTTGTTCGAGCGTTGTATGAAACGTAGAGGAATTAAAATGAACGATCCTTACGATTGGGAGAAGCCATCGAGATCCAACGAAAGTTTACCTACTACCAAATCTCTTCCTACCGTTACCGTACCTCCGGTTTTGACCACGGCGACTACTATTAATCAGCCACCGACCACGCCAAACGTTGACACGAACAATCAAGAAAACGTCGAACCCGACAACAGAAAGGAATTAGAT GCACAAATGGATTACGAAAGCATATGTAGAAGAAATAAACAACGCGGAGTCGAAGGTTCGTCCGTACCATTTACATCGGCTATTAGCAATCATGGCCGTGATAAGAACTGTAACGCTACGATACCTACGATGGACAATATTCATCAGCAAACCGGACAACAAACTCAAG ATTCGCCGAAGAAGAGACGCGCAGTTTCGATGGCTGCGGAACCTCAGACGGGCACGGTCACCGTAGAAAAACGAGTAGACAACGAAGGAGACGCGTTAATGGCATCCGCTCGTTCCGCTTCGGACGTTCCTCGTAACAAACTTGGAGCGAACGCCGCCGCGCCGCTTCGAAAGTCTGCTAGCGGTGCAACATTCGCTCGACTGCGCGTCCCTCCACCCAGCGAAACGCCACCCGGCGAACCACCCAGCCCTCGAGTACAAACCGATGTCGATGCTTCTTACTGTTCCTACGACGTTACTAATCCAAAATACGTCGGCAACCAGAGTCCC GTTACCGAACAGAGGGAACCGCTAAAGAGAGAAACGCGAAGAAGAACGGATGGAAGGCAACAGACTAGAGCTAGTCGTTCCGCGATGCGAGACTGTTCCATCACTCAGTTTGCGCAAATAGACGACGATAACGTATCCGCGTTGCAACAAGTAACCAAAGGTGGCGGTGCCCTAACCTTGGCCTCTCAATGGAAATCGCAGTTCGACGATTCCGAAGAGACCGACAACGAATGGAAAGGAGAAAACTTGCAGAGTCCCGAACACAAAGGAACCACTAATATGCCGGTTATAACTCCTCAG TCGGCAGTTGTCAGTGATGCTGTGACTACCGCAACTTCAGTGCCTGCGTCTATCGATGCGAAAACAACGGTGGTTCAAACGACTACGCCAATCGCGTCTCATCAGCATTCGATAATACCGACTGCTCTCTCTCGCATAAGCGAAGACTCTCCGAAACCCACGACTCCTCACAGATGTTTAAACATCGCTGGTATCGAAAAATATCCAGATCTTCAAGGAGCACTACCACGCGCTTGGAGCGTTCCAGCTTTGGCGCCACACGTGCGCGCTTATCTCGAAGCCCCGTTG GTTCAACAAGCAGCGTTCGACGATTTGTTCTACGAAATCGACGTGATGAGAAATATCGCGACGCGCTACGACGAACCAAGGCAGAGTCCTCCACCGCGAAGAGCGAGCGTACCAGCGGTCGCTTTTTCACCGCCTAACACGATACCGAGCACGCCCGGCGccgaagaggaagaggaagcgGTAGCTGGAAGATTAGAGATCAGGGTAGTGGACGCGACTGGCGGTGCAACCGTTGTCCAAACCACCGCGGACAAAGAACCGTTACAAA AAAAAATGGCAAATGGTACCGGGGATGGCCCAGCTAGCCCTAATCCAGGCTTCGAAGAACCGTCGGTGTACGACGATGCCGTTGAGAATCGGGCACCCATCGATGCTGCCGCGCATAAGGAGAACAGTACAGTCACTTGCTCGACCGCTGTACCGAACACGGTACCGCTTCGTGAAAATAAGGACAATAAAGAAAAGGAGGCTCCTTCTAGGACTCACAATACTATCAGTAAAATTCCGATTCCGGTTAAAAGTCCCCGATGTTCGTTGTCAGAATCGACTTTAGAAACGAACACTCAGAATACCAGGAGTGCCGTGGGAACCGAAGTAGAAAAGTCGTCCACACCCGCGGCTATAACCAGGGAAAAAGATGCTAGTTA CTAG